GAACTCGGCGGCCATCCGCCAGTGAGTGGTCGCCCTGCGCCGATCGAGCAGCCCGGTGTGGGCGAGTAGGAAGGCGCCGGAGCAGATGGCGACGATGCGGGCGCCGCGTCTGTGGGCGCGCTGCAGCGCATCGATCACGGTGGGCGGAGCGGGCTGCTCGCGGCGTTGCCAGCCGGGGATCACCACCGTGTCCGCGGTCTCGAGCGCGTGCAGCCCACTGGTGACCGCCATGTCGTATCCCGCCATCGTGGACACGATGCCCGGTTGCTCGGCACACACCTCGAACCGGTAGCTGACTGGTAGGCCGGGGCGCTGCACGCCGAACACCTCAGCGACACACGCCAGTTCGAACGTGGACTGCGGCGGCAGGACGAGGGCGACCACCCGATGAATGATCATGGCAAGAATGTACCTGGCAACGTCATTCCAGACACTGGCCGGTAAGGGCCGACACGACGATCATGACTGCGTGACGCATGAATCCGATGATGTGCAGATCCTGCAGGTCGATGAGGTGGAACCCGTCGAGGTCGTCCCCGGCATCGTCGGACGGCGCCTGCCGGCGACCGAGCGGGCCCGTGGCTGGATGTACGACTTCGCCCCGGGAACGGAGTGGCCAGAGGTGGACGTGCACGACGGCGAAGAGCGCTACTACGTGGTGTCGGGCGAGTTCATCGATCGGGGCCACCGCCTGGGCCCCGGCAGTTACGTGGTGTTTGCTCCGGGCAGCACGCACCGCCCGCGTACCGAGACCGGCGCACGCATGATCGGCATCAGCATCGTCGCGATGTAGCCGGCGGTCCCGAACGCGCCGTCGGAGATCGGGCTCGCGACCTGGTCGGCGACCCAAGGACGGAAACTCGGCTCACATGGCGGTCGAAACAATCCACAGTGGCTGCTCAGCGCACCTCAAGACTGCACGTGCAACCCGAAACGTCCTACAACCTCCAGCTAGGAGCGGTAGATGAGGAAGACCCTGGCTCTGGTCATGGCGACGGTAGTTCTGGCCGGGGCAGTGTCTACCAGTGGCGCTGCGCAGGCAGCCCCCGACCCAGACACCGCGCGAGCCGCCAGCCGTGCCATTGGCACCGCTCCAGCGCCGCACACCCCCAAGCCGGACCTGAATACCCCGCCGGTCCCGAGGCCCAAGCCGTTCGAGGAGGCCCCGCCCAGCATTGCGCCGCACAAGGCAGTCACTCCGCCCGACTTTGGACCGGGCGAACGGATCCTCTCGGCGTACCACCGGGGAAAGCTTTCCCGGGACGACGCGGTGCGGTACGGACTCACCGCGCTTCGCTCGCCCCGGGCAGTACCCGCCCACCTACGGCAGACCGGTGCCATCCGCGACCCGCAGCGGTACCTGACCTACCTCTCGATGCTGGCAGCGAACGCTGAGCCCGAGGCGGCGAGGATGATCGCGCCGGACGTCGCCGCGCCGGCTGCCGCCCCTGCGGCGGCCGGCTACGACGACTGCGCCGCGG
This portion of the Micromonospora zamorensis genome encodes:
- a CDS encoding cupin domain-containing protein — encoded protein: MYLATSFQTLAGKGRHDDHDCVTHESDDVQILQVDEVEPVEVVPGIVGRRLPATERARGWMYDFAPGTEWPEVDVHDGEERYYVVSGEFIDRGHRLGPGSYVVFAPGSTHRPRTETGARMIGISIVAM